atctcacatCTCTGTGGATCGAACTCTAGTGTCTTTTTAAGATTCTACGCAGTCTATGGTACAATTAAGTACAAGATGTATATATTAGGAACATAATCACACAAATATGAattatgttggggtcaaaaacagttacgacgaagttaacattcaaaacgtttgaagaagaaatcgaaaaactttcttcgacaaatacattttcgaaatagattcttccttaccaAAAGCTTTGCagaggaaacacgagacatcggacaagagctcaaaAAGGgacgctacgcagcgaccgaacgtgTGTtccggtcggtcgctacgtagcgaccaagctcgagtcaaagctcggtcgcaacgtagcgaccgagctcgagccaaagctcggtcgctacgtagcgaccgagtccaAGCCgaatctcggtcgctacgtagcgaccgagcgttcgttccgctcggtcgctacgtatcgaccgagcgtccgttccgctcgatcgctacgcagcggccgagctcttccaaaacgtcgatacgacattagtccatacATTCTCGTTTAccctttgatgctatctcccgaagaccgtagcgaacccatttcacgttccccgccattctaagttatcgatcaaactttaccgtacaAACCGCGGaaattttgttctttatcgaaacaagctgtaataaacgcttcgagtcagatgacggcccaaagggacctaagacatgactcgaggcccaacttacgatttcttaaccaacagtcCGTAAGCcacatgacggtttacgcttggttcgcaaggaaagataaaatgtcaagtttccgcggataaatacgaaattttgaagataattacgaagatcggaaaaaatggaatatctccatttttatgctatggcggcttaagggcagaagaggaaaatcgtaaaccgacctacgagccagtatataaggtgtcctaggcgagaggcatggggagaactttttcagagcaaacttagcacttagagcgatttaggcatatttccgtttttgttattcgagctgcgactcaactaggttattgccgtcttagggttttagaactaggaatctcgccgacagctctcgtagcccaggctcttaccttgttgtaacgctcaaacgcgaatttggaataagatctactttgctctcttttcgatttcttatactttatcgttgtcattattgtgttctgattgcttggcgtgtggtattagaagatatctgggacctctgggaaattagggtttttctagtttctttatttaaacggaaatcgacagtgcgaattttggttcccacaattATCACATATATGTTCCACAAATGTTTATTGTTCATCATTccacattaataaataatatacatgTTGATATTCTACCAATTAAAATAATACTTATGTAACTACAAATTTCAAGCTGCTCAAACTAATGTTACAAGTTAGTTCTAATATCAATATTTCTATTTGTTCCctctatattatatttatttcgaTAAACTAGTTGCTAAGTATGGAGAATTTTATGCGGTTAATCTCTaagcttttctttttattcatacTACTTGTCGGACCAGGTAATTTCCTTGATATTAAGTTATATAATGTATGTAACCAAATCTgctaatatatacatatatatatatatataatgttgtacacttatattttaattcttttgtTTGATATAATACAATATCTTGCATGCAAGTGTAAAACATTAATTGAATAAGTTATTAATATTATGTTTACAATGTCATCTCATACAGTAAAATAAATGATGTTGTACAAAAAGTATTAGATAGAATAATGAAAACCCATAGCTTACATGAAAAACGTAGTATATAttgttattataaaattgaacaCTTTTTGTTCTAGTTAGCTAACATGAAATTGGCATTGCTGTGATGAACACATgattttggttataaaataattaacttttacatataatattaaGCAATAGaagtaattgaaaaatatttgtttaattacAAAGTGTTTTTAGTAGTTCCTAATTACATTTATGGCCATTAATTTGAATtcttattgaatattttttataggTATGAAATTGGTTCAAGGACAACAAATGTGTGAAGCAAAGAGCATAAATTTTAAGGGAATATGTTTAAAGTGCAGGAATTGCAAACACGTATGTATAAGCGAAGGTTTTCCTGAAGGTCGGTGCAAGGGATTTGTCCGCAAATGCGTTTGCAGGAAACCTTGCTTGTTGAACTAAAATTTATCTAATTGTTTAATGAAGAAACATTATGTACTAAAACCttaattctaaaatattatcatttgccTCGATCAATAtcgcatatatatattttcttttttcagttacaaatatataaattattagtaataatcaatacaattaaaacaaaagacaTTTTTTGACATCTTCTTGGAATTTTCATAGTTACAAGTGTCCACTACTATATTTATGGTTAACGACTTAAAGTATCtttaaccaaaaaattatacattCCTATTTCATAAATAGTATTATTGGAATAAATTTAACTGGAACagcttatcaaaaaaaaaatagcctACTAATAATTTCTGGGGGTTTGGTGTTTACCCACATCAGTCATGGGTTTGATTCTCTTTAGAAACTAAATTATCACTATTTGGCTAGTTTGGGTTTGGGCTACGGCCCAAGTGGTTTATATGGTGGACAATAACAGATGATTGGTCCACTCCCTGACATTAGTCGGAAGGCATTCTAAACTCGGATCAGACAGTGTGGTACACTTTCGGGTTATTCCACTCTGTATCACTAAGTGTGTTCTTCACGGAGCCGACTGGATCAGCCGATAGggcttatcaaaaaaaaaattaaatggaaCAATATAAACGAGATAGGCAGAAAAATATGATACattgatttatttataattttatcaaagTTAATGAGAAATGTATTCTTTACATTATGTATGTATTTCTGTGGAATGGATATAGAACTGATGAAATGATCATTACATTTtcattcaaaataattaataaaaatattggtagGATTTGTAGAATAAACCATTCCAAGCCAAACATATAATAACAACCAAAAGTTGTTTAGAGTCCAAACAACTCAGTAGGGATTGAATTAAGCTTTGAATTTCTTTGGTTTTTGTAAGAGCTTTGAACATTGCATACTAGTAGTTCTAAACTCAATATGTTTTTAACTATAGGTACCACACTACCACCAGTTAAAAGTGTTGAGACTAGGAGTCTGCATAAATGTGTTCGACGTTGCTTCGTGGTTGCACAAGTCATAAGGTGTTAAGACGTGGCGTCATCTTATTGGTTGGAGATATTAATTACGATTTGGCAAGAGATAATGATTGTAAACCTTAAAGATAAGGATGAATCAGAAGATTTAGACTTATCAAGATTAAAACGAAGATTGGCTTGAGAGGTTAAAGGTATCAAGCTTTGAGAGTTTGTCTTCAACGTTTTTAGGAGTGCAGAGAGAAAACAGTGATGTGTCAAAGTTGAAAAAAGTTTTGGGTGTTGAACAAGTCGGGAAACTTGGTTGTTAGATTAGGTTGGGTAGATTAGAAATTTCTCAGTGTCGATTCACAAGTGTGAAGGCGAGTAAATCTGATTAAACAAATAGTGTAATTTGTTTAAGAAATTTCTAATAAAAGACAACCGTTATTTGGAGAATCTGGTTCATTAGTATTTTGTGTTTATGTGTTCTTTGTTcttacaattggtatcagagcagttCACCTACCTAGATCTAGATATCTATAACAGGTTGAGGTCCTGCGGAGAACATGGAAACAACAGAGTGTGTGGCGGCTCATAAATCACTCATGTTAGATGAAAACAACTTTGGGCACTGGAAGGTACGCATGAGACAACAACTCAAAGGGATTGAGGAAGACGTCTGGACAGTGGTTGAAACAAGATGAACAGATCCAACAATTTTTGCTGAAGAGGATGAGGAGATacctaaacccaaaaataagTGGACAAAGGCAGAAAAGACGGCATCAAGACTCAACGCAAAGGCTCTATCAGAAATCTTCAATGCAATCAGTTCTGATCAGTTTAAACTCGTGCAGGGATGCTGTTCAGCCAAGGATGCATGGGACACACTTGTGGAGTACTATGAGGGAATATCCACAATTAAAAGAGCGAGACTAGACTACTTGGCATCTCAATTTGAGAACTTGAGAATGACTGAAGAAGAACCTGTCACGATTTCAGCTCAAAGTTGAGATCTATTGCAAATGAAGCAATTGTCCTTGGTAAAAACTTTAAGGATAAGAAACTGGTCAAGAAGCTGATACGATGTCTTCCAGAAAAGTATGCATCCTATAAGGCATTGTTCAAGGTTGGGATGAATACAGATGAGATGAAGTTTTCACAGTTGGTTGGGATTCCTAAAGCTGAAGAGATAAAAGCAACTACATGTCCATCCAAGATAGGAAAAGAAACAATTTTTGCTGATGAGAAGGAAATTGACAGATTTCAGTCACTTCATGAAAGTCTAAATCAAAAATTGGACGAGTGTGTTGAATTACTGACACAAAACTTCAAGGAGGCTTTAAAGCAATTTGAGAAAGAACACCTAAGGAACTCTAACTCAGATGAGTGTTGTACTAGTAAAAGTAGTCAAACATGTGATTCTCATCGCCATGATGTGTGCAAGAGACAGTCTGGGGTTGAACGTCCATATCATCAGAAGAGAAGTGATGAAAAGCTTAATCTTCTAGCTcttgttggaaaacaaagtGATGAAGAACTAGAGATGGATTCTGATTCAGATAGTGATGGAGAGATAGATATGAAGGCTGAATATCGTAAGCTCTATGATAGTTGGGTTGAATTGAGCAAAGAGAATCTGAACCTGCTCAAAAACAAGACGCTACTAGAAGCTCATATTAATATAATGGAGATGGAAAAGCCTACAACACTGATGTTGGAGATGTCAACATGTTCAACGAAGGATAACGGGTTGCACAAGCAGACAGAAGATAAACAGGAAAATTCATCTGTATTGGAATCAAAGATAAATAGATTATCAGATCTTTTGtcagaagaaaaagagaaaagcaGAAGTCTTGAGcataattttaatgaaaatcaCAAAAAGATCAGGATGTTGAGCAAAGGAACAAAGGATTTAGATACTCTTCTTGCCATGAGACAGCCTGCAAAATAGAATTGGGGTCTAGGATACAAGGAATATCGTGTGTTAAGCTCCACAAATAGTGTATCAAATCAAACAGGTCTGATTAATTCTGTTCGTGCTGAACCAGTTCGTGATAATAAACCAAAGGAGATTGAATCACATCAAACCTGTTCAAGCCGGAAAATACTTGTTGAACAGAAAAATCAGAAGGTCAAACATGGATGTTACTCCTGTGGGAAACATGGACACATGCAAAAATACTGTGATGCTTTGGAAAGCAAGACTAAGTCAAGGAAGGCAGGAGAACATAGTCTCAACCATGGATGTTATTCTTGTGGGAGACATGGACATACTCATCGATTTTGTTATGAACGAATCAACAATATCAAGAAGGCTTGGAATGAAAACAAATGTTATGTTGAGCCAAAAAGCTATTGTAAGGTATGGATTGCAAAATCAGATTTGTATTCCAAATGTAAGGAGCCTAACAGTGTTCAAGAGCTTATGTGCAAAGTAGCATGTTCAGAAAAATTGGGATGCACAAATGTCAACAGGACCAATGCTTTATGCTTGGCATGAGGAGGATGGGGTTCTAAGAGATGTAACAAAGGGATTATATGTTATGGAGATTTTCAAAGAGTTTTGTCGCTCAAGCAGGGAGAGAATGAAGAGTTGTTTCAGTTTGATGATACTTAGTCAAGGGGGAGTTTCTTGCAATTGTTAGCTAGTAAGCTTGAGTTGTAAAACTCAGTGAAAAAGGGGGAGATTGCTGAGACTAGGAGTCTGCGAATAAATGTGTTCGACGTTGCTTCGTGGTTGCACAAGTCATAAAGTGTTATGACGTGGCATCATCTTATTGGTTGGAGATATTAATTACGATTTGGCAAAAGATAATGATTGTAAACCTTAAAGATAAGGATGAATCAAAAGATTTAGACTTATCAAGATTAAAACGAAGATTGGGTTGAGAGGTTAAAGGTATCAAGCTTTGAGAGTTTGTCTTCAACGTTTTAGGATTGCAGAGAGAAAACAGTGATGTGTCAAAGTTGAACAAGGTTTTGGGTGTTGAACAAGTCGGGGAACTTGATTGTTAGATTAAGGTTGGATAGGTTAGAAATTGCTCAGTGTCGATTCACAAGTGTGAAGTCGAGTAAATCTGATTAAACAAAAAGTGTAATTTGTTTAAGAGATTTCTAATAAAACACAACCGTTATTCGGAGAATCTTGTTCATTAGTATTTTGTGTTTCTGTGTTCTTTCGTTCTTACGAAAAGTAACGGTACTTACCTATGTGTGGCCAAAACATGCGATTGCAGTCACTCGTACAAGATTTGGAATACAATATTAATGTGCATATAGACAGAGCTAGCCATTTCAATATAACTCACCAAATTACAATTTACACACGACAACACCAACGACACAACCACAACAAACAAAAGTGAAACAATTCATTCTCGAATCACATAAACAAAAtcccatatatataattaatgccAAATGAATACATTGTATTCAACCACGGCATTTAAACCAACAAGTTTATAAGTTCTGGCTTGTGCGTAGCCTCTAGCAAACCTGAACACCCCGGTGCCTCCGATGATCGGCATCTCCCTCACCTTCGACATTATCGGATTCCGTCCATACATAGCTATGGTGCTCCCGTTAAACTCTCCTTCCGTGAACACCAAGTTAAAGACCATTGTGAAGCTTAACATGTTCATGTCCGTCGAAACATACATCCCCTGAGCTCTCCCGACTTCCTTCGAGCTCGGGTCTGGTCCCTCTGTCAACGGGTCGTCGGCGATCATAACCACACCAAATGAGACTGCGGAGGAGTTTGCTCCAGGGGGGGCAGCGACTCTTATGGCAGTTGGTTTGTCGCCGGTGATTACGTCATGGAAGTAAAAGTGGAGGTGGGTGAGTTTCTCCGGCTTATGTCCTTCGAACGGCGTTGTTGTTGAGTATGCTTTGGATTCTGAAACGGCGACggcaagaagaagaacaatcaAGAATAAAGGAATAAGAGGTAGAAAACATTTAGCCATGTTCGTACGTATAAGCCACAAACTATACTTTAGGCTATTGTATGCAAATTACGTGGTTTATTTATACACAAAACATGGTCAGTATACGTAGTTAAAGGAAAGCACGAATTTGTTTGTGTATAGTTCCCATTTTAGTGACAACAACATGTTAGTTGACGAAGAGGGAGTTAATCAGATTTATATAAACAACTAGATATTCCGACCCTGACAAAATCCTGATATACATAAACTATGTAAATGATAAGGTATAAATAGACAAATAAGAATAAACATATAGTTtagtcaaaataaaaagaataaacaaataGATTCTTGAGTTCGATgactttaaatattaaattttaaagtaagaGACAaagatatatagatatattgtaTCAGACATTGTTGTCTACGTTGATGAGCTTGTTGTTTGCTTGTAAGAATGGTTCCAAACATAATATCAGTTTCTCTGGTAAAATTCTTTTTCTAGACAATGAATATCCCATCCACTTCACGAATTAACTGAGAAGATGAGAGTTCGGACTCCTCTCGGGAAACTGGTTTGGCAATGGTACCACACAATACAAATGCAATGGCAAGGTCAGTGGACTAGGATGCTTCTATAAGGATCGAATGGGAGTCGAAAGATTTGGACTTCAAGGGTGCCGTAAAAGTCTATCAACTCTTCATGCTGAGATGGAAGAATTCATAAAGGCGATGTCATGTTTACGTTTAGATGAATTACATTGCACCACAATACATATGGAGATGAATTGTTCCGACCTGGTGGACATGATTGCTAACCC
This region of Brassica napus cultivar Da-Ae chromosome C5, Da-Ae, whole genome shotgun sequence genomic DNA includes:
- the LOC111213431 gene encoding dirigent protein 2-like; translated protein: MAKCFLPLIPLFLIVLLLAVAVSESKAYSTTTPFEGHKPEKLTHLHFYFHDVITGDKPTAIRVAAPPGANSSAVSFGVVMIADDPLTEGPDPSSKEVGRAQGMYVSTDMNMLSFTMVFNLVFTEGEFNGSTIAMYGRNPIMSKVREMPIIGGTGVFRFARGYAQARTYKLVGLNAVVEYNVFIWH